From a single Lytechinus variegatus isolate NC3 chromosome 9, Lvar_3.0, whole genome shotgun sequence genomic region:
- the LOC121421270 gene encoding uncharacterized protein LOC121421270: MEIEKLASIGESLGLRGTELRSFIEGEQKRAREERMLDRERVKEEQELVRLQMELERSRGDRSEETLNESRAHVRAPKLPTFSEDRDNLDTYLSRFERYASAQSWPQTSWATNLSALLTGKALDTYSRLSDTEALDYDTLKRALLKRYDITSEEYRKKLRSARPDSGESASQFVYRMRVYLKKWLILAGYQENSDSLKELVLIEQFYDSCSREMAMFIKERKPRSLDELSEIADRFIEARGGWRLTNVSHKPRIENSRPDFHSKTTGTPEARKLPPSQDKQSNRPRREGCYVCGSKGHFARNCNERRQGRLAAGMVEMTEPQGSSGRSYAGLGPQPLMSSYGTAEMQTRAEEERGDHHTEESKFTLDIGEAACLLIDSCISCIEAGRANRSQEQDLPVVSVACEASSVRSMPVVRGLVNGVLVETLRDSGCTAALVKEKLVKPDQMTGKKRLCLLIDRTVRRFPLARIYVDTPYFTGELEVLCVSNPIYPFILGNLDGVRNASDPDLDWKPPEQGTIPYALAAETRQQARERWKPIKGLKVPGQLIEVTPDGFRKAQEADQTLDKIRQRVAANEVKVSRNGNKSSFKMLNGVLYREFQDSRAAADVNTQLIVPQPLRKQVLKLAHESVMGGHLGASKTGDRILANFFWPGMHHDVKLFCRSCDSCQRSFPKGEGDKGAPRLNTANR; the protein is encoded by the coding sequence atggaaatcgAAAAACTCGCTAGCATCGGTGAATCTCTTGGCCTGAGGGGTACGGAGTTGCGATCTTTTATAGAAGGAGAGCAAAAACGGGCACGAGAAGAGCGCATGCTCGATCGTGAGAGAGTGAAGGAGGAACAAGAGTTGGTTAGGTTGCAAATGGAGCTAGAGCGTTCGAGAGGTGATAGAAGTGAGGAAACACTGAATGAAAGTAGAGCGCATGTACGAGCACCAAAATTGCCTACATTCAGCGAGGATAGGGATAATCTCGATACGTATCTTAGCAGATTTGAGCGATACGCATCGGCGCAATCCTGGCCACAGACGTCATGGGCGACTAATCTGAGCGCGCTTTTGACAGGCAAGGCATTAGACACTTATAGTAGACTAAGCGATACTGAAGCGTTAGATTACGATACCCTAAAGAGGGCGCTCTTGAAGAGATATGATATTACTAGTGAAGAGTATAGGAAAAAATTGCGATCAGCAAGGCCGGACTCCGGAGAAAGTGCGAGCCAATTTGTTTATCGAATGAGGGTTTATCTCAAGAAATGGTTAATATTAGCCGGATATCAGGAAAATTCAGATAGTCTGAAGGAATTAGTTCTCATAGAACAGTTTTATGACAGTTGTTCAAGAGAAATGGCGATGTTCATAAAAGAGCGCAAGCCTCGTAGCTTGGATGAGCTTTCAGAGATAGCGGATCGCTTTATAGAAGCTCGGGGTGGGTGGCGTTTAACCAATGTAAGTCACAAACCTCGAATTGAGAACTCACGTCCTGACTTTCATTCTAAGACAACAGGTACACCAGAGGCGAGGAAGCTGCCGCCGTCCCAGGACAAACAGTCTAACCGACCGAGGCGAGAAGGGTGTTACGTCTGTGGTAGCAAAGGACATTTCGCTCGGAACTGCAATGAGAGGAGACAGGGAAGGCTTGCTGCAGGCATGGTAGAGATGACAGAACCTCAAGGGTCATCGGGACGCAGCTACGCTGGTCTGGGACCACAGCCCCTGATGTCATCGTATGGGACGGCCGAAATGCAGACTAGGgcagaggaagagagaggggatCACCACACTGAGGAGAGTAAATTCACTCTGGATATAGGTGAGGCAGCATGTCTGTTAATTGATTCATGTATCTCGTGCATTGAAGCAGGCAGGGCAAACCGGTCTCAGGAGCAAGATTTACCGGTGGTGAGTGTGGCATGTGAGGCAAGTTCTGTGCGTTCAATGCCAGTTGTCCGAGGTCTGGTTAATGGGGTTTTAGTGGAAACTCTCCGAGATAGTGGATGCACAGCTGCCCTGGTAAAAGAGAAGTTAGTAAAACCTGATCAAATGACCGGGAAAAAGCGACTGTGCCTATTGATTGATAGGACGGTTAGGAGATTTCCACTTGCACGTATCTATGTAGATACCCCCTACTTTACTGGGGAATTGGAAGTTCTGTGTGTTAGTAATCCAATTTACCCTTTTATTTTAGGCAACTTAGATGGAGTTAGAAATGCTAGCGATCCCGACTTAGATTGGAAACCCCCAGAGCAAGGGACCATACCTTATGCATTGGCAGCAGAGACCAGGCAACAAGCCAGAGAGAGATGGAAACCTATAAAAGGACTGAAAGTACCTGGTCAGTTGATCGAGGTAACTCCAGATGGATTTAGGAAAGCACAGGAAGCTGACCAGACATTGGACAAGATTAGACAACGGGTTGCGGCTAATGAGGTCAAGGTAAGCCGTAATGGGAATAAGTCTTCGTTCAAGATGCTGAATGGTGTGCTCTACCGTGAATTTCAAGACTCAAGGGCAGCAGCAGATGTCAATACTCAGCTAATAGTTCCGCAGCCTTTACGGAAACAGGTTCTCAAACTGGCCCATGAGTCAGTCATGGGTGGACACTTAGGAGCGAGCAAGACGGGTGACCGGATCTTGGCAAATTTCTTCTGGCCGGGGATGCACCACGATGTAAAATTGTTCTGCAGGTCATGCGATTCTTGCCAGCGTTCTTTTCCCAAAGGGGAAGGTGACAAAGGTGCCCCTCGGCTCAACACCGCTAATCGATGA